From the Penicillium oxalicum strain HP7-1 chromosome V, whole genome shotgun sequence genome, one window contains:
- a CDS encoding Protein sds23, with product MADSQPTQEGLDAALKGSAELDNGSSMASSRSSTDSRSSRNHSQLRVSHIPATNHQHRQSLSETLRGPPSSPRSRRQPSLTQSAIQSLIDNPPPPKNADPAFTGRDWREISIGELVSPGDLQFVELDTGIEEATNILIDSGAPVLLIRETAEKNSAVATFDYSDLNTYLLLAAGLTAPGEWNRTSFEELARKARDGEKIPLKDVKALGMEKEPLVTLPASSNVLRAIEVFGGGIHRVVVTKESDDEEVVGIFSQFRLVKFLWENGRSFPAIEELYPQALHALRLGSHNVISINGDKPLSEALQLMDTEGISSLVVVDNHWNVIGNISTTDVKLLTRSSSLPLLQNTCTHFISVILSTRGLIEGKDSFPVFHVHPTSTLAHTVAKLVATRSHRLWVTDPASPSSSGPPTPSHSTTHIPLSASFSSATPGTHGAPSLSLSPPAPAASSNLSSQPPAPVTPHLPTPSQPTSHAAPFPSVSSSGTVQPVAPSIPASALPGARLSGRLVGVVSLTDILNLHARASGLNPADPDESRRRRRSSSSSVSVRRSSEMGREMFSRGGV from the exons ATGGCAGATAGTCAACCGACCCAAGAAGGCCTTGACGCCGCCCTCAAAGGCTCTGCAGAGCTCGACAATGGCTCCAGCATGGCATCATCTCGATCTAGCACCGACAGCCGGTCATCTCGTAATCACAGCCAACTGCGCGTCTCGCATATTCCGGCGACAAACCACCAACACCGCCAAAGCTTGAGCGAAACGCTTCGTGGCCCGCCCAGCTCTCCTAGAAGTCGACGACAACCCTCGCTCACGCAGTCTGCTATTCAGAGCTTGATCGACAACCCTCCACCGCCCAAGAATGCCGATCCAGCATTCACCGGCCGGGATTGGCGAGAAATCTCCATTGGGGAACTCGTGAGCCCGGGCGATTTGCAGTTTGTAGAGCTTGATACGGGAATTGAAGAGGCAACTAAT ATCTTGATTGATTCTGGCGCACccgtcctcctcatccgcGAAACGGCAGAGAAGAACTCTGCAGTGGCTACGTTTGACTATTCAGATTTGAATACATATCTTCTGCTCGCAGCTGGGCTGACTGCCCCTGGAGAATGGAACCGAACCTCGTTTGAGGAGCTCGCCCGGAAAGCTCGAGACGGGGAGAAGATCCCCCTCAAGGATGTCAAGGCATTGGGTATGGAGAAAGAGCCGCTTGTGACGCTGCCGGCCTCTTCAAATGTTCTGAGGGCCATCGAGGTCTTTGGCGGTGGCATTCATCGCGTCGTTGTGACGAAGGAatcggatgatgaggaggtgGTTGGTATTTTCAGTCAATTCCGACTCGTCAAGTTTCTTTGGGAGAATGGCCGAAGCTTCCCTGCGATCGAAGAGCTCTACCCACAAGCTCTTCATGCGCTGCGACTTGGGTCTCACAAtgtcatctccatcaa TGGCGACAAGCCTCTGAGTGAGGCCCTTCAGTTGATGGACACCGAAGGGATATCGTCCCTCGTCGTGGTCGATAATCACTGGAATGTGATCGGAAATATTTCAACTACCGATGTCAAG CTTCTCACTCGGTCTTCCTCTTTGCCACTTCTTCAAAACACCTGTACTCACTTTATTTCGGTCATTCTTTCCACTCGAGGCTTGATCGAGGGTAAAGACTCGTTCCCAGTCTTCCATGTCCACCCGACTTCTACACTTGCACATACGGTGGCTAAACTTGTGGCGACGCGATCGCATCG TCTCTGGGTGACCGATCCAGCATCCCCTTCCTCGTCCGGGCCACCCACCCCATCTCACTCCACCACGCACATTCCCTTGTCTGCATCCTTTTCATCAGCGACGCCGGGAACCCATGGTGCGCCGTCTTTATCCTTATCCCCCCCTGCCCCCGCGGCTTCAAGCAACCTTTCCTCACAGCCACCCGCGCCGGTTACACCTCATCTTCCCACGCCATCCCAACCTACTAGCCATGCTGCCCCGTTCCCGTCCGTCTCATCGAGTGGAACCGTACAGCCCGTCGCACCTTCGATTCCCGCCTCGGCCCTCCCCGGCGCCCGGTTATCTGGGCGCCTCGTAGGGGTGGTGAGCCTTACAGACATCCTCAACTTGCATGCTCGTGCAAGTGGATTGAACCCAGCAGATCCGGACGAATCCCGGCGCCGACGACGTAGCAGCTCCTCGAGCGTGAGTGTTCGCAGGAGCAGCGAAATGGGCCGGGAGATGTTCAGTCGCGGCGGTGTCTAG
- a CDS encoding Metacaspase-1A, giving the protein MVATLVSPITTSSHHRSNKIHMDTAIHRSRLNPMAIRCVSHGHTAAKFQQNSLTLRINIQQGPPAGYQQPPPGPPMHGRQPGSFGPSSGGPPPPPTAPVAFGHGAPQGYSFQYSRCTGKRKALLIGINYFGQKGQLRGCINDVKNMSSYLNQNFGYAREDMVLLTDDQQNPMSQPTKANILRAMHWLVKDAQPNDSLFFHYSGHGGQTPDLDGDEEDGYDEVIYPVDFRVAGHIVDDEMHRIMVKSLRPGVRLTAIFDSCHSGSALDLPYIYSTSGILKEPNLAKEAGQGLLGVVSAYARGDMGSMMSTAMGFIKKATKGDEVYERNKQTKTSPADVIMWSGSKDDQTSQDAQIAGQATGAMSWAFIAALRKNPQQSYVQLLNSIREELASKYTQKPQLSCSHPLDTNLLYVM; this is encoded by the exons ATGGTGGCTACCCTGGTCAGTCCTATCACCACCAGCAGCCACCACCGCAGCAACAAAATCCATATGGATACAGCCATTCACCGCAGCCGCCTCAATCCTATGGCCATCAGGTGTGTTTCCCACGGCCATACTGCTGCAAAATTCCAACAGAACTCACTGACATTGCGTATTAATATTCAGCAGGGACCTCCAGCTGGGTACCAGCAACCGCCGCCCGGTCCGCCCATGCACGGTCGACAGCCAG GAAGTTTTGGCCCATCGTCAGGTGGTCCACCTCCCCCGCCCACTGCGCCCGTCGCGTTCGGTCACGGTGCCCCTCAGGGATACAGCTTCCAGTACTCGCGCTGCactggaaaaagaaaagcgcTGCTCATTGGAATCAACTATTTTGGTCAGAAGGGACAACTCCGCGGATGCATCAACGACGTCAAGAACATGTCGTCTTACCTGAACCAGAACTTTGGCTATGCCCGTGAAGACATGGTTCTTCTCACCGATGATCAACAGAATCCTATGAGCCAGCCCACCAAGGCGAATATCTTGCGCGCAATGCACTGGCTAGTCAAGGATGCACAGCCTAATgactcccttttcttccattATTCGG GACATGGCGGTCAAACGCCAGATCTCGAcggcgacgaagaagacggaTACGACGAAGTCATTTACCCCGTGGATTTCCGAGTCGCAGGCCACATTGTCGACGATGAGATGCATCGGATTATGGTCAAGTCGCTTCGACCTGGCGTGCGACTGACGGCGATTTTCGATTCTTGCCACTCAGGCTCTGCACTGGATCTGCCCTACATTTACTCCACTTCCGGCATTCTCAAAGAGCCCAACCTGGCCAAGGAAGCGGGGCAGGGTCTTCTGGGTGTTGTGTCGGCATACGCGCGCGGTGACATGGGTAGCATGATGTCCACTGCCATGGGCTTCATCAAGAAAGCCACCAAAGGCGATGAAGTGTATGAACGCAACAAGCAGACCAAGACGAGCCCTGCGGATGTGATCATGTGGTCTGGCAGTAAAGATGATCAGACGAGTCAGGATGCTCAGATTGCAGGCCAGGCTACAGGTGCTATGTCGTGGGCTTTCATTGCCGCCTTGCGCAAAAACCCACAACAGAGCTATGTGCAGCTGCTCAACAGCATTCGTGAGGAGCTTGCAAGCAAATACACCCAGAAGCCGCAGCTGAGTTGCAGCCATCCCCTTG ACACGAACCTTCTTTACGTGATGTAA